In Oryzias melastigma strain HK-1 linkage group LG14, ASM292280v2, whole genome shotgun sequence, the DNA window GCCTGCTCTCCTCTCGTTTCTGCGCAGCGTTGCTCAGCAACATCTCCGACTGCGATGAGACGTTTAACTACTGGGAACCGGTGAGTACTGCTACTAGTAATTCCAACTGCAGCTACCCATTCCAAAGTATTCATAGTTACAGAGgctgtaaatgtgttttgttgggATGTTTTTGCAGATGCACTACCTGTTGTACGGTACAGGAATGCAAACATGGGAATATTCTCCCGTGTACGCCATCAGGTCTTACGCGTATTTATGGTTGCACGCGCTTCCTGCTTGTTTACATGCCCACGTCCTGCAAACAAACAAGGTAACTATtccagtttgttgttttgatcCATAAATTCCACGtctttaatagttttatttgtctgaccttatttttattttattgcagtgAGTGAatcagttttataaaaaaaaacgttttggaatttttgattttatgtgCATCTCTACTGTCTTTCAGGTGTTAGTGTTCTACTTTGTGCGTTGCGTCCTCGCCTTCTGCTGTTGCGTCTGTGAACTCTACTTCTACAAGTGAGTGTGTCCTCCTTTGATCCTGTTTGTCTCGGCTGATTATTTTTGTGGAGGAATGTAAGCTGAGCGCTGGGCCTGTCTGTGTGTGGAACAGGGCAGTTTGTAAGAAGTTTGGCTTGCACGTGGGCCGTCTAATGTTGGCGTTCCTCGTCCTGAGCACCGGAATGTTCTGCTCATCTGCAGGTTGGTTGGATTTATTAGGTCGATGGGTggataataaaactaaaatctctgacttttatttttctcacacCAAATTCGATTTTcaaccttaatttttttgtttgtttgtttttgttttctccctcCTTTTACTTACTTAACCATTTAAAACCAGAGAAGTCGCCAGCGACAACCAAATATTACACGGTCTTTGACGTATTCTTCAACTGTGTTAAGGCGATCAACATGAattagctgattctgatgtggagaaaagcgtGTTTTCATGTGGGCATTTACATTTCcaatgtaaagtgttgcttaacgtcgcttttctctgcaacagaatcagctgattagGATCGACtacataaacggttgaagaatTACAGTAGTCACAAGAATGTCTCCAATCTTAAATACCTTCTCCCATAAAAATCTTATGGGAGACGCAAGAAACCGGCCGGCTGACTATATTTCTGAATAAAAGAAGCCCAAAAAAGGAGAATACTgggaaagaaaagaagatttaCTCAAAAATAATCTTCTTAAACAGCAAATTTGAATCAATcgataaaatattttcatcacCCAGCTCTATAAATCTCTTGTTGTCATCTAGCCTCCACATATGACACGTGTTTGACATCATTTCTTGTgcacaattttttgaaaaatttcaattttttacatgtttgatgCACCTTCTCCTCAGCGTTCCTGCCGTCCTCCTTCTGCATGTGCACCACGATGGTCGCCATGACCGGCTGGTTTCAGGACTCCATACCATTAGCTGTTTTGGGCGTGGCCGCCGGTGCCATCATCGGATGGCCATTTTCTGCTTTAGTTGGGTAGGATTTTAAACTTGCTTCCCACTTAAACtttaacaaataattttttttacagacaaaatgttaaaataattaatcatcTTTGCAGGATCCCGATCGCCTTCGACCTGCTGCTGATCAAGCGGGAGTGGAAAAGCTTCACGACATGGGCAGCTTTGGCCGTGCTTCTGCTGCTGGTGGGAATATTTCTTTTTGAACTTCAATTAGATTTTGGTGTACATCTATAGTCTAaattaaattgtgatttttgacaagagaaaaaaagtaatatgaaCAAATGTTGGAGAAAGAGAACTTGAATTTCGTCCAAAAGGAGCCGCTTTTCCTGGCACTAATTTAAAAGCTTATTGAAGTGGACATTTTTAGAGTGGTGATTCTTAATGCAACATTAAAAGCTTTCGTTCATCTATCTTTATTATTGCATAGCAATAAATTGCAGTatgtctttatatttaaaaaaacaatttgaggTTTTTGGTTTTCTCCATCCATTTGATCCTAGTAAGAAGCTCAAGTCTTCTTGTCCTGATGCAGcattagatttttactgcaaatatgttaatgttttgaaatatttctgtttataaATGATATATTCAGTTTCTAAAATCTTTTCCTGTTCTCATCAGGTTCCTTTGGTGGCAGTGGACTCCTTTTTTTATGGCAAAGTAGTTATAGCCCCACTCAATATTCTACTGTACAACGTCTTTACTCCACATGGACCGGATTTGTATGgtaaattgcaaaatgtcttatttttaaaaaaatatttttttgattggaaaaaaaaaattcaatctgTAAAttccaaccattgactgtatatagagaactgaaCCAAGTGAGAAGATTAGAAAATGtgttacttccggctccaatgAAATCAAGTTAattgaatcaacttttttttgcaatatagCCATCACTATGTTTGGAGCAgggattggtccaagttggtctcAGTCAGCGTTACTATGGCAACCTCTCTCACCAATCTTGAGTGAGCtttttggaaggccacacccctaccacttgaaagtgagcttgggagaatctgtcaatcacatgcttttattgtggcatctgattgatcagtttataacttgaatgatTTGTGATaacgaaaaaaaatatataaaaaaaaataagatgtgcaagaaaatgataaaaaatatatcagagcaagaatgattagtCCTTCAAAtagtaatagctgttttttttctctttttgggtTTTTGGCCTCTTAGAGCCAggagatacttcctgtttggattacaaggggggaggggtcactcagtccagctctcatatacagtcaatggaggCAACATCAGCAtcatttaagctttaaataattttaggtAACTTCCATAACTGCCATTATTCAGGTAATGGTTAATGTTGCTTTTCCTGACTTGTTCTGTgacttgttgtttttcaggaaCAGAGCCATGGCCTTTCTACTTTATCAACGGGGTCCTGAACTTCAATGTGGTCTTTGCTCTGGCGCTCTTCTCCCTGCCGCTTACCGCTCTCATGGAAACCCTGCTGCATAGATTTAACGTGCAGAACCTGGGCCGACCGTACTGGCTCACCCTGTCTCCCATGTATCTCTGGATGCTGGTTTTCTTCACCAGACCTCATAAAGAAGAGCGCTTTCTCTTCCCCATCTACCCTCTGATCTGCCTGTGCGGGGCAGTCGCCCTCTCGTCTCTGCAGGTGGAGTTGCTATGCGGTGTAAACTATCTGACTTTTGTGAGCAGCTGATTTACGTTTTGTTTCCCACAGAAATGctaccacttcctgtttcagcgGTACCGGCTGGAGCACTACACGGTCTCGTCCAACTGGTTGGCTTTAAGCGCCGTTGCTGTGTTCACGGTGCTGTCGCTGTCCCGCTCTGTTGCCCTCTTCAGAGGTTTGCACGCTCACTTCACGATCTCCTCGAGCATCACTGCTGCAGAAAACACCAATAGAATGTGTTTGCAGGCTACCACGCTCCTCTGGACCTTTACCCGGAGTTTCACCGCATCGCCAAAGACCCCACCCTGCACTCGGTTCCTGAAGGCCGGCCGGTCAGTGTGTGTGTTGGCAAAGAGTGGTACCGCTTCCCAAGCAGCTTCCTTCTGCCGCACAAGTCAGTATGCAGGAAcgctaaaactttttttactttattgatcGGTTTTCTGCATGTGAAACTATTTTTTGAAGGAGATAAAACTGGAAACCTTGATAGTTATCAAGCACCAACAGGGCTGTGATCTTTACAGaactttttccaaaagtttttaCTAATTTTGACAAGTAGTTACTCAGGTGAGGTCAGCAGATTTGATTAACAATTCACAGATGGAACAATGATTCTTACTATTTAATATGAGTATGGTTTCTAGAGTTTTTACAAGATATTTAATTGTCAAAATAATATGGAtttaatcaccatcatttatactttcatttagaacaggtgatcagaatcaacaaaacataacggataaaaacacaagatttggaaaaaaataaatatttatcactttaaacATTGTCACTCTCTAaagtttttctgtcaacttttTGGTTAACTAACAAAACATTAACATCACTGTTATTTTGGATCACAACAACAAatcttgaacattttttctagagttttccatcctcaaagtttaGGCAACCACAGTTCCTGTTGATAGATGACAAGAAGATTGTAATTGAAGATGGAGAAACGCCTATTGTGATTATGatctcaaaaatgtatttttaatcaaattgtcaactacatttttaaagcaaaaaaaaaaattcatatgattttttttcagtaaactaaacttaaGTCTCATTGCTTTTATCTACAGAAACACtcaatagttttactttgaacatTAGAAGCTTCATcgacactttactttgaaagtttatttacttcctgtgacagtAGTGGATTTGGTTAGTTTATTAACTTAAAATTGTTCTATATTCTAAAGAAATTATTTACTGCTACTCGTTCCAACTcaagttttgattattttctaccaatttattttagactgtcttaaaagtaaatttgagattcagctttatttgtaaagcacttttccTGCCACAAAACATGTCGaagtgcttttcaaaataaaataaacaacaataagaaagaaaaatagtttcatagtgaaaaataaataaaaaccccCACATGTACACATCCCACAAGTACAACCAGATTCAAAGTAGTGCttgaaaatctacattttatttacttttttattttaagttatttgatTGTATCTCTGATCTCCTGCTTAAAGTTTGTTTGTCCGTCCAGCTGGCACCTGCACTTCATCCAGTCGGAGTTCAGGGGGCAGCTTCCTCAGCCGTACGCCTCGGGACCTTTGGCCACACAGATCATTCCATCAAATATGAACGACCAGAACTTGGAGGAGACGTCCAGATACGTGCGTCAGTCCTCCTCCAGTCGCTGCAGGTGGAGCTGTAGGGATCTGAACTGGCTCCTGTGTTTTCCATGCAGGTGGATATCAAACAGTGTCACTACCTGGTGGACCTGGATTCAGATGAAGCGACTCCGCTGGAACCGCGTTACTCAGCCAACAAGGATGAGTGGAGCGTCGTCGCTTTTAAACCTTTCCTACAAGCATCCaggtagatttaaaaaaaaaaacgcagacTTTGCAGAAAGTCAGATTAGTGTTGAACAACAATGGCTAAAATAATAAACGCTCTGTCGTTCCCTCAGATCATCGCCGATCTTTAGAGCGTTCTACGTCCCGTTTTTGTCGGAGCATCACACCACCTACAGGCGCTACGTCATCCTAAAACCGCGGCGGCAGAAGCAGTCTCGCAAGCGGACGCACGGCTGACTCTGGGACGCCTGAGCCGCCCTGTGAGTGCAGACCCGAACGAGAGGAGCGCATCGGTTCCCTCCGAACAGCTGGTATTCTGTGTGTCGGTGTGCGTGTGATCATGAAGCACGAAGACCTCAAAGGACATTGGGCCTGCTTCTGCAGATGCTTCTGAAAGTGTAAAGATGACGTGTGTGTATGCAGGTGTGGTTTACATTCATCAGCTGGACGTTTTTTGGGCCGACTTTGGCATCTCTGTGGTAAAGAAGCGGCACCTCTACTGAAGGATttcacgttaaaaaaaaaaccatgaaaGGCCAAATCGCAGAAACTCTACTTGAATGAGGCTTCAGTGGGGACATTTTCCTCCAGTTGGAGAAACCTGCATGTCCGGACTGAAAAAAGGTGATGTAGTTAAGTCGGGAAGAAGAATTGCATCTTTAATTTATGttcaaatgttaataaaaacattgactGTGAAAGTCAGGCCCTGTTTTGTCTTGGGGTTATGGGGTGGAgccattgattgtatatgagaactggactgagtgacccctcccccatctcgttccaaataggaagcacctcctggctccaagaagccaaaatctcatcgATTTCTATTGATAAATAAACGTCTATATTCTGTCGCCTGTAGTGCAAGTTACTCAAGTCATAAACCGGCATAAAAACTATGGCAGGGAatcgatttaaaaaattaactaattaattgcatACTGGGGAAAAAATTattcacgattaatcgcaattattatttttttatttaagttacaGTATTTATCAACCGcttattatctgcgaataatcacagaATGAAATCGCACACAAAacagcacatttattttttaattagggctgtcaatcgaataaaaaaaaacccagatttTTCACACTTCTTTGTTATGATTAACTAGTACTAAAAATcgcttaaatatttatttctttcgTAAATAACTATGGTATAACTGGGATAATAcccaaaatagtgttttaaatcGCACCGTGGAAGCCTTAATCGCAAAAGGCAAGAGACTGCTGGTCTGCTAAATTCAATTAATATGCATTAATGAATATCAACGTTTTAATTCTGTTTGGTTAATCACGATGCGTTATCATAAACAGTACATgtttcataacaacaaaaaccgtgAGGGGAACTTAACCAAACTCGGgctggttaaaaaaagtaagacgctgaaagacactaaatatttagttaaatatcgtcttgtaggcaagtattgccaaataaaatatcgcaatatatttCCCTACGGTCCTACTTCTTACTGACGTCATCTAGTtacaacatggcggcgtccatattgtgaaaaattggtgaCTGAATATACCTAATTTTGTGGGAGTAAACTATTCTCCATGGACGAAGTcacactctgtccagttctcatttacagtcaatgggcgGAGCATAAAGGTTTCTCTCACCAGTATTTCGTATATTTGCGCAAAAATCTCTTTAGAAGTGGCAACCATAAAGCATAACCATTAGCAAAAGTTTTTTGGTTTGaattaaagtataaaataaactgCCTGAAGTCACAGGTGCTGCTCTACCAATAATGACGGGGGAAACCAAAGACATCAACTCTCTGGACTTATACAAGCAGGACAAACAAGTGAGTCAAGAAAATATGTTTCTCTTTACACAAAACTATCAAAATGAGTAGGGCTGAGGGGTCGTGCCACAAAATGACCCTCAACAGGTCTTGATATGGAAGGGGTGGGGCACAAAAAGCCAAGAAAAAAGTAGTGAATGGACATCTAGGTGTCCAATCCACAGCCTCCAACACTCCTCAGCCCACATAATTATCCCAGAAGAATTCAGAGATCAACAAAGCACAGCGAGCTCACACTCTGTCACAAATATAGAGAATGAGGGGGAGAAACAAACCGCAAGTACGACCACAGCTGTTTATTGGGAGAGAAGAAGCGTGAAGaggattgttgttttttgctttaattccTTTTTATTGGAAGATGTGTGAGGAATTTACAAACAAATCTTAGATGCAGGAGAGATTCCAAGACAGAATAAATACTGTTGATGCATATCTGTATGATCATTCTCTGCTCACTCATGCCATCATCTGTATTTGGGCTGCAGGCACTCAAACCGGAACAGCTATAgaagttatatttttattaaaatgtaagaaattaaGGGGGAAAACAGTAGATTTCTGTACACATCAATTCAAAGGACTTCCAAAATGCAAAGTGGGTTTGCTGAATGGACGTTTCTCCTTTTTGCTGAACTTCAGTGTCGTTAAAATGCTATCACTACAGGGAGCAACGAGGCTTAAAACCTTGTACATCCGACCAGGCAACGACAGCATGACAAAGCCGTGCAAACAGGCTATAAGGATGTATGAGATCCTTTCACTGGTCAGTTGGAAGTTCAGCTTTAATGGcctctttgggtttttttaaattcatacgATGGCTTTGCACCAAATCATGTCTTTGTACATGTTTGAATCTGGAGGCCGGCCCCAAACATGCAATGGAATTACtgtaaagtcaaaataaagattaaaactgatgCACAACCAtaaacacaatatatatatatattttatttcatgcatGGATCCTTTCTGCATAAACCTAATGCTTAGCTTGTTGATAGACCGGTAAGGCAGTTAACTGCACTCTAATTTCTGTTATTTAACCTTCTCTTAACCCCTTCTGACACAGGGGTCCTAGAAGAGGCTTTGGAGACAAAAGCACATCTGTAAACAAACTATAACAacctcaaaaacacaattttgattttgcctgtgacacaaaaaaaagaatcctttttaaaaaacctaaaaaaaaagctgccgCTGCTGAATCTCATGTTCCCAATGCTTGCAAACACATCATTTTGTCTCAGAAATCAAAAACATACACATACATGTCACTCTTTAGGGCAAGATGAGGCTtccaatgactgtatatgagaactggactcatGTTCTAAACAAAAAGTAACTACTGGTTGTaaattgtttaaagaaaaaaaacagctattatatttgtcagaataacaattcttgctctgacaCCCTATTTTCTAgtatgttcttgctaatcctatttttttctttttttctgtagttataaactgaccaattggatgcctcaataaaagtatgtgatcTTCTTTTGAAAGGTTTGAAAGCATGctttcaaaaactgagactgaactGCCTTAATTTTGTTCGAAGCAAGTTATTTTTTAGGGGTGACCTCACACTTACCTGGTCTAATTCTCACATATAGTCAATGGTTGCTTCCAAGGAATCGTAGAAAACAAGCTGCCACTCATTCATGCAGTTATTTCACGTTCAATCAAAGTCTTTGggtatgtccaaattccctaaATActgaaaaactatatagtgctctggatttcaaaagtaatttattctattttttaaagcattatataattatttactgaagtgaaaacctaataaatatgaacattttacgtaggctatttatgaatccattgtgtGTGAAAAGGAAAGGTTTataaaaaagaatgtaaatacatttttttccacatgaaaaaCTCTtcaatgcaatgcattgtggtctatatttgccaatctagtgaaCATCGATGCACACTAGCTTTTCTCAGAGACTTCTTGAACTTTTCGAGGGCAGTTTTAGATTAACATTCCTCTTCAAAATGGTGAATATAAGTAgagagtagtgaaggaatttggacacaacctcgTTTTACCATTTTTGGACCTGATTTCTACCCACGTCCTAGACGAGCATTTACAAAGTTCAGTGGTTGTCCTTGGAgtcctttctcctctgcagatCAGTAGTGTCCTCTGACGATCCACTCGTGGTCCGTGAAGCCTCCATGTCCACTGTCCAGGTTCCCTCTGTTCCTGTAGCAATCCAGATTTGCGTGGAAGGATTTCCGATTTCTGTACGTTCCCAGGCTGGTTTGGAAAGTGTCGTGCTTCCCGTTGGAGACGTACGTCTGGTACAGGTCGAATTTTCCCGCGTGACCTCCGGGCCTGAGCTCGTCGAGTTCACTTGCTGCTCT includes these proteins:
- the alg9 gene encoding alpha-1,2-mannosyltransferase ALG9 — encoded protein: MNEGRGSGETPSRNMAAKALRQRGRRGSRQDQNSQNIPTETRTPRDEKAGDDTKTTEARTESISRGGQVWAPEGSTAFKCLLSSRFCAALLSNISDCDETFNYWEPMHYLLYGTGMQTWEYSPVYAIRSYAYLWLHALPACLHAHVLQTNKVLVFYFVRCVLAFCCCVCELYFYKAVCKKFGLHVGRLMLAFLVLSTGMFCSSAAFLPSSFCMCTTMVAMTGWFQDSIPLAVLGVAAGAIIGWPFSALVGIPIAFDLLLIKREWKSFTTWAALAVLLLLVPLVAVDSFFYGKVVIAPLNILLYNVFTPHGPDLYGTEPWPFYFINGVLNFNVVFALALFSLPLTALMETLLHRFNVQNLGRPYWLTLSPMYLWMLVFFTRPHKEERFLFPIYPLICLCGAVALSSLQKCYHFLFQRYRLEHYTVSSNWLALSAVAVFTVLSLSRSVALFRGYHAPLDLYPEFHRIAKDPTLHSVPEGRPVSVCVGKEWYRFPSSFLLPHNWHLHFIQSEFRGQLPQPYASGPLATQIIPSNMNDQNLEETSRYVDIKQCHYLVDLDSDEATPLEPRYSANKDEWSVVAFKPFLQASRSSPIFRAFYVPFLSEHHTTYRRYVILKPRRQKQSRKRTHG